The following DNA comes from Musa acuminata AAA Group cultivar baxijiao chromosome BXJ1-4, Cavendish_Baxijiao_AAA, whole genome shotgun sequence.
ACCGTGCGTACGAAGGCTGTGGCCCTCACGGCACTGTACGCAGGATCCACTTCATATCATTGGTGGTGCAAGTCGTAGCTGATGGGGAATGGAGAATGAAAGAAGGGCTGTTCGTGTGACTGCACGCTGAGGCTGTGTACCGAGCACTAAGCAGGAGTTTTGACTGCTTATAAGAGACGAGTTCTGCTTGAACTTGATGATGCATATGATCGTGGACCGCTGGCGGCAGGTATGGCTTCGATCAAATCTAATGTTGACATAGGTTTGATGACCTTGGTTCTGAGAGAAGACTTGGGTTTGAGAGAAGCTATAGCCATTGCCGGCGAAGTGAGctcctcctgcattgctgagcttgTGGAACCTACAGACCGCAGTGGCTCAACCAGCCTTTCTCAGTCTGCGTGCTGCTCATCTGCAACTGACCACCCATTGGAGCTTCTGTTCCTCCCATTATTTGCTGCAGCGTGCTTCTGACGACCGTGTTGGACTTGCAGAGAGACGCTCAACCTGCTGCTGTTGGAGTTGTGATGGGTGAAGCATCTGGGAACAGTAAAAGTGGACCAGCCACTAAAGCAAAAGGCATTGCCTGGGGAAGGAGGAAGAGAGGAAGCCATTGTTCTTTGGTACATTCGGTCATGGAACATCCTTCGAAGCTGTCGAGCTAGAATTAATTGATTCTCTTGTTCAGTAGCTAATTAATTTACTGACTTCTTCTTCTGCTGTGGGCTTTCTCGAGATCATTCCTTCCTTTGGGGTTCCATAAACTCTGTGATACAGATATTATCTCCATCATGAAGAAACCTAAGCTTTCGGAAAGCCAAATTATTGTATAAATATCTCAGGATTTGATTGATATAATTTGATTGACCGACGAATGACTCCTTCCCCCACAAAATCATCTCAAGATTTAGAACCTTGTGGCTAGTGGATTGTGGTCCAGAGAAGATAAAAGAATAATTCTTTGGGTAGCCTTTAGAAGAATGATGTCTTCTCTCTCACCATGGAATCCAATGTAGTAGAGAGGCCAATTAATCATCAGATGCTATGGCCATTGTCGGCTACTGTAGTGCATGAGTGTGGAGGGCCCCAAACGTCCGTGACAGTCGggttgcttatatatatatatatgattttaagtCCTTAACCTTAAGTGGGTATagcatttattaataatttagatGTAGCAATAATAAGAGCATTttctcttaaaaaatattttttagaattttttagGGATAATactcttatttttaattttattttatgtattaaTTTTTTCTAGAACCCAAAATATACTTTGTTGTGGCTTGTCAATTTCGTTTCGTCATGATCGTTTTTGTGCCACTACTTTTGTTCAATCataatcattttattttctttcaagGTTTCATCGTAATCATCTCCTTCAATTCCGTAAGGTTTTATCAATAGGTCTATGATGAGGaatgatatttaattttatgAATTGTAAGTGGGTATAGTACATCAATCAATACTTATgatgtaataataataaaataatatttttaaaatatagatgccccggaaaagataataaaattgtaATTTTTATACGATAAAATAATTGAGTACAGGGAGATTAATACTCCCCGGGAATTGGCCCATTGGGTGAGCGGGCGGTGGGAGTGGGGATGACAATGTAGCGGCCGCGTGAAGTGGGTGAGGAAGGGATAAGAGAGAGACTCGAGGCGGTAGCCACCACCACAACCGAGTTGGACTCTTAATCCCCCCAAACCTGTCTTGGTTGATACTTATAGATGGAAAATATCTATCACCAGTGATTCCtggccttttttttatttattaaccaGACCAATTTGTTTTTTCACATAATATATAATAAcattttattttcaaatttatcTAAATTACATTTGAATCAATAATCCCATTGACCCACTGATGCGAGATTTTGACATCATCGATTTTGGTCCACTTAATTCCGCTATGAAATCGACGATCAAGTATAGTGTATACATATACTAAAATTGAAATGACGTACATACGAAAAAACTCATATTTGAAAATTTTCAGCGTCCATCATTCCTCTAAACATGTAATAATATTCGAATGAACATGAAAAACCAAGATAAGGATCGTAATGCAGTCTAACCTAACTCAGGCTATCATACGCACGGTCGAAGCATCAATAGCACCAATTTCCAGGTGACATATATCATGATTCATTACATCTAGATAGGTCTTTAAAGATCATTCACAAACTCACAAAAACTATGGAGCCATTCTAATCAAGTTTCCATATGACTTCCCGTGGAATTATTTAAGATTAAGAACAACAGGCACTCTACACAAACCCAAGATGAAATTACTCACAAAGTTGTTGGCAGATGCATGAGGTAGTCATCCTCACAGTATATTACAACCACCCCTTTCTTCAGATGATGGTGTTGCAGATTGTTGGCTTCTGTTTGGATCTGATGAATTGTAGGTGAACTTAGAGGTATCAAGACCATACTGTCGAGGCAAAAAAACACCAAGAAATAGATTAAATTACAATAGGAAGAACCAGCAACTTCAGTTGCTCCTATACAGCATAGAATATACCTTTTCTCTCATTCGTTGACTCCAAGCATCATGTCTGCTTGGACGCTGATCAAGAGTGCCAGATACAGGCATGCCAGTTGCTGGAGCTCCTTGCTGGTTGATCAATGGTTGCCGGATGCCAGAACTCTGCGCAATATATTCATCATCGCTGTCATACTCGACGGGTCTATTTGCTGCTCTCACTATAAGAGCCAATAGGAACACCAAAGCCTGCACATCAGCAGTTGTGTAGTTTTCTTAAGCGCCTGTTGGAGAAGTTCAAAGTGGAAGCTTCCCTAACGTTATGGAAGAGAAATAGCATTGTAGGATATCTATTGAGGTTGCAGATGACTATATAATGTGATAATCATTTACTACCGAAATACATGGATGAGCTTAAGCAAAGTATTTTCttcaacataaaagaaaaaagagggaTGATATAAAAACAAGAACACTTGTCTAATAAACTTCTGTTCTTCATCTTTTTGTGCTTCAGCAATAGAGAACATttataaaataatgaaaaattaatTTCCACTCCGCACCTCCAAAATAACAGCTCCAAGGGCAACCCACTTTGCTATCTTCCAATTCTCCTCCAAGAAATCATATATCACGTCAAAATTACCAGTTTTATCAACAGGAATAATCTGCAGAGCAGCAAAGTCAAAACTAAGAAAGAAACCTTAATAAAAGTTGAATATAGAAAAACAAAACTCACATGTTTCCAGCTATGATCAAAGAATATAAAAGCTGCAGCTCCCAACTCAACGAGAATCAACAAGATCACCAAGAAAGAATACTATTTTGGTTAAGGAAACTAGAATTATCTTATCAAAAACAGAATAGGAAGTTATGGAGATCATAAAGTATAACAGTAGATAAAGCTGTTGAACAAATTCTGCTCAATTCAGATC
Coding sequences within:
- the LOC103983131 gene encoding tobamovirus multiplication protein 2A; translation: MACRGLWECLLKLLNFLLTLTGLAMVGYGVYLLVEWNRVSSSDDDDEPISPTGDNPEFLTFGRPMLVAVSLSSSFLDKLPKAWFIYLIIGIGVVLFIISCFGFIGAVSRNGCCLSCYSFLVILLILVELGAAAFIFFDHSWKHIIPVDKTGNFDVIYDFLEENWKIAKWVALGAVILEALVFLLALIVRAANRPVEYDSDDEYIAQSSGIRQPLINQQGAPATGMPVSGTLDQRPSRHDAWSQRMREKYGLDTSKFTYNSSDPNRSQQSATPSSEERGGCNIL